The Christiangramia flava JLT2011 region TATTTTTGCGAAGATCACCCTGCATGAAGATGAGTATTTGCTCTACCACAAGTTGTTTCACCTCATGTACAAAGAGCTGGTGAAGCCGGAACTGTACATCTACTTATATCAAAATACCGAGCGATTACTGGAAAATATTAAGAAGCGGGGGCGCGATTACGAGCAGAATATCCAGCCAGATTACCTGATCAACATCAACAAAAGCTACCTGAATTTTATTAAATCCCAGCGGAATATGAAAGTGCAGGTGATTGATATTTCCGGTTTGGATTTTGTGAATCGCCGGGCAGATTACCTTTGGCTGCTGGACCAGATTGATGACGCCGTTAAAAAGTCAGTTTAGCATAAAGATCCCAGAGCACCACTCCCGCGCTGACTGAAATATTGAGAGAATGTTTGCTTCCCGCCTGCGGGATCTCGATCACCCCGTCACTTAGAGTGACAACGCTTTGCTGCACGCCTTTCACCTCATTGCCGAAAACTACGGCGATTTTTCCGTCAGGAAGCTGAAATTCATTCAAAGAAATTGAATTCTCAGCCTGTTCAATACTGTAGACTTTGATCTCCTCTTGCTGAAGCTGTTTTACCAGGTCTGTGGTGTTTTCCACATATTCCCAGTTCACGGTATCGGTCGCCCCAAGAGCGGTCTTGTGTATGTCTTTATGAGGTGGTGTGGCGGTAATGCCGCAGAGATAGATCTTTTCGATTAGAAAAGCATCTGCCGTACGAAACACCGAACCGATGTTATTCAGGCTTCGAACATTATCCAGGACCACGATCATAGGCGTTTTTTCAGCATTTTTGAATTCTTCCACGCTTTTGCGATCCAACTCGGCATTTTTCAATTTCCTGTTTTGCATAGGGCAAAAATACTATTCTGATGTGAAATCTGAATCATGTAAGGGTTTTACCGTAATTTTTGTCATAATTCACTTATTCTGAGGTTGATAGGTTTAATTTAGTTAATTTCAGGACAACTACTTGACTTTTAGAAAGTCACATTCAATTAACCAAAAAACCAATCAAAATGAAACAATTCAAAATGTTCTTGTTCAGCCTG contains the following coding sequences:
- a CDS encoding RNA methyltransferase gives rise to the protein MQNRKLKNAELDRKSVEEFKNAEKTPMIVVLDNVRSLNNIGSVFRTADAFLIEKIYLCGITATPPHKDIHKTALGATDTVNWEYVENTTDLVKQLQQEEIKVYSIEQAENSISLNEFQLPDGKIAVVFGNEVKGVQQSVVTLSDGVIEIPQAGSKHSLNISVSAGVVLWDLYAKLTF